Proteins encoded by one window of Streptomyces sp. LX-29:
- a CDS encoding iron-siderophore ABC transporter substrate-binding protein translates to MRRILLTAAVATTVALTLTACGTTEPAADDNAKKSGERITLTDANGAKVELDGPAKKVVATEWNVVENLISLGVEPAGVADVKGYKTWGTAVPLKNEPKDIGTRGEPSMDTVASLKPDLVVVTNDLPPAAVKQLRKVAPVLELRAADASDQIGRMNTNLDLIAKATGTTEQAEKVKKQFDAKVVEGKKALADADLDGAKFAFADGYVVSKQVSIRPFTSGSLIGAVNEKIGLKNAWTVKGDKNYGLGTTDVEGLTKLGDVRFAYIGNDGDKNSTPFTGVLAKDSVWKSLPFVKKDNVHRLPDGIWMFGGPESMGKYIDSVVEALTK, encoded by the coding sequence ATGAGACGCATCCTTCTGACCGCGGCGGTCGCCACCACCGTGGCGCTCACCCTGACCGCCTGCGGGACGACCGAGCCCGCCGCCGACGACAACGCGAAGAAGAGCGGCGAGCGCATCACGCTCACCGACGCCAACGGCGCCAAGGTGGAGCTCGACGGGCCGGCCAAGAAGGTCGTCGCGACCGAGTGGAACGTCGTCGAGAACCTCATCTCGCTGGGTGTCGAGCCCGCGGGCGTCGCCGACGTCAAGGGCTACAAGACCTGGGGCACCGCGGTCCCTCTGAAGAACGAGCCGAAGGACATCGGCACGCGCGGTGAGCCGAGCATGGACACCGTCGCCTCCCTGAAGCCGGACCTCGTCGTCGTCACCAACGACCTGCCGCCGGCCGCCGTGAAGCAACTCCGCAAGGTCGCCCCGGTCCTGGAGCTGCGCGCCGCCGACGCCTCCGACCAGATCGGGCGGATGAACACCAACCTCGATCTCATCGCGAAGGCCACCGGCACCACGGAGCAGGCCGAGAAGGTCAAGAAGCAGTTCGACGCCAAGGTCGTCGAGGGCAAGAAGGCCCTGGCCGACGCCGATCTCGACGGCGCGAAGTTCGCCTTCGCCGACGGCTACGTCGTCTCCAAGCAGGTCTCCATCCGGCCGTTCACCAGTGGCTCGCTGATCGGCGCGGTCAACGAGAAGATCGGCCTGAAGAACGCCTGGACGGTCAAGGGCGACAAGAACTACGGGCTCGGCACCACCGACGTCGAGGGGCTCACCAAGCTCGGCGACGTGCGGTTCGCCTACATCGGCAACGACGGGGACAAGAACAGCACCCCGTTCACCGGCGTCCTGGCCAAGGACTCCGTGTGGAAGTCGCTGCCGTTCGTGAAGAAGGACAACGTCCACCGGCTGCCCGACGGCATCTGGATGTTCGGCGGCCCCGAGTCGATGGGGAAGTACATCGACTCCGTCGTCGAGGCGCTGACGAAGTAA
- a CDS encoding ABC transporter ATP-binding protein — protein sequence MRVGEEGAADRRPHGHQLSATGVTVAYEGVDVVHDAALTLRPGDVTVLVGPNGSGKSTLLRTIARLQRPRTATLVIDGDTDGLALSPREFSRRVALLTQGRPTPSGLTVRDVVEFGRYPYRGRWGKADPDGRAAVDRALAMTGVAELAERGAENLSGGQLQRVWLAGCLAQETGVLLLDEPTTYLDLRYQVELLDLMRDLADDHGIAVGAVLHDLDQAAAIADRIVLLSAGRVIADGGPEDVLTAQRLTDTYGIRIEVDTDPLTGRLRTRAIGRHHTRSERLSTPS from the coding sequence GTGCGTGTAGGTGAAGAAGGTGCCGCGGACAGACGTCCCCACGGCCATCAGTTGTCGGCCACGGGAGTCACCGTGGCGTACGAAGGCGTCGACGTCGTGCACGACGCCGCGTTGACGCTGCGGCCTGGCGATGTGACCGTCCTCGTGGGGCCGAACGGCAGCGGGAAGTCGACTCTCCTGCGCACGATCGCGCGTCTGCAACGACCCAGGACCGCCACGCTCGTCATCGACGGCGACACGGACGGCCTCGCCCTGTCCCCTCGTGAGTTCTCGCGCCGCGTGGCCCTGCTGACACAGGGGCGCCCCACGCCCAGCGGGCTGACCGTGCGGGACGTCGTCGAGTTCGGCCGCTACCCGTACCGGGGCCGCTGGGGCAAGGCGGATCCGGACGGACGGGCCGCGGTGGACCGCGCGCTCGCCATGACGGGTGTCGCGGAGCTCGCCGAACGGGGCGCCGAGAACCTCTCCGGGGGACAGCTCCAGCGCGTATGGCTCGCCGGCTGCCTCGCCCAGGAGACCGGCGTGCTGCTCCTCGACGAGCCGACCACCTACCTCGACCTGCGGTACCAGGTCGAACTGCTCGACCTGATGCGTGATCTGGCGGACGACCACGGGATCGCCGTCGGTGCCGTGCTGCACGACCTCGACCAGGCCGCGGCCATCGCCGACCGGATCGTGCTGCTCAGCGCGGGACGGGTCATCGCCGACGGCGGCCCCGAGGACGTGCTGACGGCACAACGGCTGACCGACACGTACGGCATCCGCATCGAAGTCGACACCGATCCCCTGACCGGCCGGCTGCGCACCCGCGCGATAGGCCGACACCACACGCGAAGCGAAAGGCTCAGCACCCCCTCATGA